The Humulus lupulus chromosome 3, drHumLupu1.1, whole genome shotgun sequence genome window below encodes:
- the LOC133824124 gene encoding uncharacterized protein LOC133824124 isoform X2, with the protein MATESNAGFHREETFSSALNRHAISFQSGAINSTCEMLPMGNYYPMNSSAAATPAGMVFSGSSSSIISNNPVISQAGSSSSGSLLLDTVPGLKHDAGLAVEWSVEEQCKLERGLAEYASEPSIMKYIKIAAILRDKTVRDVALRCRWMMRKRRKQDELILGKKVNNRKDKLVESSSKPSIVSVPSFDMTGYPFIMNHMGQNGCLPFEGMSNTAKHLLEQNAQALSQITANLSAYKLQDNIDLFCCTRSNLNSILNDMRHMPGIMSQMPPLPVSINEDLANSILPNTI; encoded by the exons ATGGCAACTGAGTCAAACGCAGGGTTTCACCGTGAGGAAACATTCAGTTCTGCTCTGAATCGACACGCGATCTCTTTTCAGTCTGGGGCCATTAACAGCACCTGTGAGATGCTTCCGATGGGAAATTATTATCCAATGAATAGCAGTGCAGCAGCAACACCAGCAGGCATGGTGTTCTCTGGGAGTAGTTCTAGCATCATTAGCAACAATCCTGTGATTAGTCAAGCTGGTAGTTCGTCTAGTGGCTCTCTTCTTCTCGATACTGTGCCGGGGCTCAAGCATGACGCAGGGTTGGCCGTTGAATGGTCTGTGGAGGAGCAGTGCAAGTTGGAGAGAGGCCTTGCCGA ATATGCTAGTGAACCGAGCATAATGAAGTACATCAAGATTGCTGCCATTTTACGTGATAAAACTGTTCGTGATGTTGCTTTGAGGTGTAGGTGGATGATG AGAAAGCGGAGGAAACAGGATGAACTTATTTTGGGGAAGAAGGTGAATAATAGAAAG GATAAGCTAGTGGAGTCGTCTTCAAAGCCAAGTATAGTCTCAGTTCCATCTTTCGACATGACTGGATATCCTTTTATAATGAATCATATGGGCCAGAATGGATGCTTGCCTTTTGAAG GAATGAGTAACACAGCCAAGCATCTATTGGAACAAAATGCTCAAGCTCTTAGTCAAATCACAGCTAATCTGTCCGCTTACAAG TTACAGGACAACATTGATCTCTTTTGTTGTACGAGGAGCAACTTAAATTCCATCCTGAATGA CATGAGACATATGCCTGGCATAATGAGCCAGATGCCACCGCTCCCTGTATCGATTAATGAGGATCTTGCAAATAGTATTTTGCCTAATACAATTTAG
- the LOC133824124 gene encoding uncharacterized protein LOC133824124 isoform X1, whose amino-acid sequence MATESNAGFHREETFSSALNRHAISFQSGAINSTCEMLPMGNYYPMNSSAAATPAGMVFSGSSSSIISNNPVISQAGSSSSGSLLLDTVPGLKHDAGLAVEWSVEEQCKLERGLAEYASEPSIMKYIKIAAILRDKTVRDVALRCRWMMRKRRKQDELILGKKVNNRKDKLVESSSKPSIVSVPSFDMTGYPFIMNHMGQNGCLPFEVSGMSNTAKHLLEQNAQALSQITANLSAYKLQDNIDLFCCTRSNLNSILNDMRHMPGIMSQMPPLPVSINEDLANSILPNTI is encoded by the exons ATGGCAACTGAGTCAAACGCAGGGTTTCACCGTGAGGAAACATTCAGTTCTGCTCTGAATCGACACGCGATCTCTTTTCAGTCTGGGGCCATTAACAGCACCTGTGAGATGCTTCCGATGGGAAATTATTATCCAATGAATAGCAGTGCAGCAGCAACACCAGCAGGCATGGTGTTCTCTGGGAGTAGTTCTAGCATCATTAGCAACAATCCTGTGATTAGTCAAGCTGGTAGTTCGTCTAGTGGCTCTCTTCTTCTCGATACTGTGCCGGGGCTCAAGCATGACGCAGGGTTGGCCGTTGAATGGTCTGTGGAGGAGCAGTGCAAGTTGGAGAGAGGCCTTGCCGA ATATGCTAGTGAACCGAGCATAATGAAGTACATCAAGATTGCTGCCATTTTACGTGATAAAACTGTTCGTGATGTTGCTTTGAGGTGTAGGTGGATGATG AGAAAGCGGAGGAAACAGGATGAACTTATTTTGGGGAAGAAGGTGAATAATAGAAAG GATAAGCTAGTGGAGTCGTCTTCAAAGCCAAGTATAGTCTCAGTTCCATCTTTCGACATGACTGGATATCCTTTTATAATGAATCATATGGGCCAGAATGGATGCTTGCCTTTTGAAG TCTCAGGAATGAGTAACACAGCCAAGCATCTATTGGAACAAAATGCTCAAGCTCTTAGTCAAATCACAGCTAATCTGTCCGCTTACAAG TTACAGGACAACATTGATCTCTTTTGTTGTACGAGGAGCAACTTAAATTCCATCCTGAATGA CATGAGACATATGCCTGGCATAATGAGCCAGATGCCACCGCTCCCTGTATCGATTAATGAGGATCTTGCAAATAGTATTTTGCCTAATACAATTTAG